In Xenopus tropicalis strain Nigerian chromosome 5, UCB_Xtro_10.0, whole genome shotgun sequence, one genomic interval encodes:
- the LOC116411018 gene encoding vomeronasal type-2 receptor 26-like codes for MTRGHVRGSPLSLCRQSIPAVGLRTVSFHGCPSPGDTDRLLRIGEQLMALTLVQFAHSRCSEPCKPGFRKAKVEGAPSCCYTCVLCADGEMSNLTDAQSCMKCSKYEKSNSVRTSCIPKDINYLSYEDQLGSTLSSISVTFSITCAVILGIFIKYRKTPIVRANNRYLSCLLLISLMLCFLCTLLFIGRPTQICCLLRQVTFGVVFTISVSSVLAKTLTVIIAFNATKPGSKLKKYVGTQLAIILVIVCCLVEIVISAVWLASNPPFPEADTLSDPDYIILLCNEGSGFFLFCIFGYIGTLALLSFIAAFLAKDFPDRFNEAKNITFSMLGFCSVWGAFVPAYLSSKGSRMVAVEIFAILSSSAGLLACIFIPKCYIIFLRPELNRKDNIVRKQ; via the exons ATGACCAGAG GCCATGTTAGGGGCTCCCCATTAAGCCTGTGCAGGCAGAGCATTCCTGCAGTTGGTCTCAGAACTGTTAGTTTCCATGGATGCCCTTCTCCAGGAGACACTGATAGGCTGCTGAGGATAGGGGAGCAACTCATGGCTCTAACATTAGTGCAG TTTGCCCATTCTCGCTGTAGCGAgccctgtaagcctggattcaggaaagctaaagtagaaggggcgccaagttgctgttatacctgtgtactgtgtgccgatggggaGATGTCTAACCTAACAG atgcccagagttgtatgaaatgctctaaatatgaaaaGTCAAATTCTGTTAGAACCAGCTGCATCCCGAAGGATATAAATTACCTTTCCTATGAAGACCAGTTGGGTTCTACTTTATCCTCCATCTCTGTAACATTCTCCATCacttgtgctgtaatcctgggaatctttataaagtaccgcaagactcctatagtgagagccaacaaccgatatctcagctgtctcctcctcatctctctcatgttgtgtttcctctgcactttattattcattgggcgcccaactcagatatgttgtctcctccgacaagtgacatttggggttgtatttactatttctgtttcttctgtgttggctaaaactctcacagttattattgccttcaatgccacaaagcctgggagcaagctgaagaagtatgtaggaacccaactggccatcatattagtcattgtatgttgttTGGTTGAGATTGTCATCTCTGCTGTATGGTTGGCCTCTAATCCtccatttccagaggctgatactctctctgacccagactatattattctgctgtgTAATGAAGGGTCAGGCTTTTTCCTATTTTGTATAtttggatatataggaacattggccctactaagttttattgctgcatttctagccaaggatttccctgaccgatttaatgaggctaaaaacatcactttcagtatgttggggttctgtagcgtgtggggggcatttgtccctgcatacttgagcagtaagggcagtagaatggtggcagttgagatatttgccatcttatcctccagtgctgggttattggcctgtatattcattcccaagtgctatattaTATTTCTAAGGCCAGAACTGAACAGAAAAGACAATATTGTTAGAAAACAATAG